One stretch of Bacteroidales bacterium DNA includes these proteins:
- a CDS encoding aminodeoxychorismate/anthranilate synthase component II, translating into MKILVLDNYDSFTYNLVHLLRELTSGDIDVFRNDEIALEQIENYDKILISPGPGLPDHAGITKKMITRFAPSKSIFGVCLGCQAIGEAFGGGLINLNTVYHGVETKIFVLDRDEKLFSEIPETFTAGRYHSWVLDEKKLPPDITITAGDEEGNIMAISHKTLDVRGVQFHPESIMTKYGMQIVKNWLKI; encoded by the coding sequence ATGAAGATTCTGGTTCTCGATAATTACGATTCATTTACATACAATCTCGTTCATCTGCTCAGGGAACTGACTTCAGGGGATATCGATGTTTTCCGGAACGATGAGATAGCTCTTGAACAGATAGAAAATTATGATAAGATCTTAATATCACCGGGACCCGGTTTACCTGATCATGCGGGAATAACAAAAAAGATGATTACCCGTTTTGCGCCTTCCAAAAGCATTTTTGGAGTATGCCTCGGATGTCAGGCCATTGGAGAAGCTTTCGGCGGAGGCCTGATAAATCTTAACACTGTATACCATGGTGTGGAGACAAAGATCTTTGTACTTGACAGGGATGAAAAACTCTTTTCTGAGATTCCGGAGACATTTACTGCAGGAAGATATCACTCCTGGGTATTAGATGAAAAAAAACTTCCTCCCGACATAACAATTACAGCAGGGGATGAAGAAGGAAACATAATGGCTATATCTCACAAAACACTGGATGTGAGGGGTGTACAATTCCATCCGGAATCAATTATGACAAAATATGGCATGCAGATCGTTAAAAACTGGCTTAAGATATGA
- a CDS encoding alpha/beta hydrolase has product MNLFSQKKDLIYLWPGKVPGENKEKNEPVFAPSRNDNVIRIAEITDPAILIRLPDSQKRNGAGVIICPGGGYNILAWDKEGTEIAEWLNNLGYSAFVLQYRVPDKKAGALQDIQRAIRIVRENAVTWKLDPEKIGVIGFSAGGSLGARAGTLFSTKSYPIIDKIDSLSCRPSFVMLIYPAYLDQGEGKSLTPELQITKETPPFFIFQTADDTHGNSALVMASALRDAKQPAELHLLASGGHGYGLRKGVNAAETWPLLAEKWLAGTLSDKK; this is encoded by the coding sequence ATGAACCTGTTTTCGCAAAAAAAAGATTTAATCTATCTGTGGCCCGGGAAAGTCCCCGGAGAAAACAAAGAAAAAAACGAACCTGTCTTTGCCCCATCAAGAAACGATAATGTTATAAGGATTGCAGAAATTACTGATCCTGCAATTCTTATAAGGCTTCCGGATTCTCAGAAACGTAATGGTGCAGGAGTTATTATTTGCCCCGGAGGCGGATATAATATCCTTGCCTGGGATAAAGAAGGAACTGAGATAGCTGAATGGCTCAATAATCTTGGCTACTCTGCATTTGTGCTCCAGTACAGGGTCCCGGATAAAAAGGCAGGTGCTCTTCAGGATATACAGCGTGCAATAAGAATTGTAAGGGAAAATGCTGTAACATGGAAACTTGATCCGGAAAAAATAGGTGTAATTGGCTTTTCAGCCGGCGGAAGTCTGGGCGCAAGAGCCGGGACACTCTTCAGCACAAAGAGTTACCCAATCATTGATAAAATTGACAGCCTCTCATGCAGACCATCTTTTGTTATGTTAATATATCCTGCATATCTCGATCAGGGAGAAGGGAAGAGCCTCACCCCGGAACTGCAGATTACAAAGGAGACTCCTCCTTTCTTCATATTTCAGACAGCCGATGATACTCATGGCAACAGTGCACTTGTAATGGCTTCAGCTTTAAGGGATGCGAAACAGCCTGCTGAATTGCATCTTTTAGCTTCAGGAGGACACGGATATGGTTTGCGGAAAGGTGTAAATGCTGCTGAAACATGGCCTCTGCTTGCCGAAAAATGGCTTGCAGGTACCCTGTCTGATAAGAAATAA